From Anaerohalosphaera lusitana, one genomic window encodes:
- a CDS encoding acetate/propionate family kinase, with product MKVLVINAGSSSIKYQLYQMPEANVLAKGVVERIGEAGSVLSQKSDSKEHVFETEIKNHKQGMNLILETLATGESKVIDDIQDIQAVGHRVVHGGEEFSGSVVIDDDVIASIEKFADLAPLHNPPNLTGIKAAQENLPNAKQVACFDTAFHASIPKVAYMYGLPYDIYEKYRVRRYGFHGTSHNYVARRAAEVLGKDFKDVKLITCHLGNGCSITAVKDGKSIDTSMGLTPLEGVMMGTRCGDIDPAIIFYLKDKGYDVDEINKMCNKQSGLLGISGKSNDMRNLLEAVDEGDKQAELAVDMFSYRIKKYIGMYFAVLNGVDAIIFTGGIGENSTPVRERICTDLSAMGVKMDTALNDETVRKEGKISTEDSSVNVYIIPTDEEYAIAHDTFELTQ from the coding sequence ATGAAGGTTTTAGTCATCAACGCAGGCAGCTCTTCAATAAAGTACCAACTGTATCAAATGCCCGAAGCCAATGTGCTTGCCAAAGGTGTTGTCGAACGAATTGGTGAAGCAGGCTCAGTTCTCTCCCAGAAGTCAGACAGCAAGGAACATGTATTTGAGACTGAGATCAAAAATCACAAGCAGGGCATGAACCTGATCCTGGAGACGCTTGCAACCGGAGAGTCAAAAGTCATAGACGACATTCAGGATATCCAGGCAGTGGGCCATAGAGTAGTGCATGGCGGGGAAGAGTTTTCGGGCTCTGTTGTCATAGACGACGATGTTATCGCTTCGATCGAAAAATTCGCCGACCTGGCACCTCTTCACAATCCACCGAATTTGACCGGAATCAAGGCGGCTCAGGAAAACCTTCCAAACGCAAAACAGGTCGCCTGTTTCGACACCGCCTTCCATGCCTCTATACCAAAGGTCGCTTACATGTACGGCCTGCCCTATGACATTTACGAAAAGTACCGGGTCCGCCGGTATGGTTTCCACGGAACCAGTCACAACTACGTTGCGAGACGGGCTGCGGAAGTGCTCGGCAAGGATTTCAAGGACGTTAAGCTGATCACCTGCCACCTCGGAAACGGTTGCTCCATCACCGCTGTCAAGGACGGCAAATCCATCGACACCTCAATGGGTCTGACCCCTCTGGAAGGCGTCATGATGGGAACCCGTTGCGGCGACATCGACCCCGCTATAATCTTCTATCTCAAGGACAAGGGCTACGATGTTGACGAGATCAACAAAATGTGCAACAAGCAAAGCGGTCTGCTTGGGATCTCAGGCAAGAGCAACGACATGCGTAATCTGCTCGAAGCAGTGGATGAAGGCGACAAACAGGCAGAGCTGGCCGTCGATATGTTCAGCTACCGCATAAAGAAATACATAGGCATGTACTTTGCTGTGCTCAACGGTGTCGACGCTATAATCTTCACAGGCGGCATAGGCGAAAATTCCACCCCGGTCAGGGAACGAATTTGCACCGATCTTTCCGCGATGGGTGTCAAAATGGACACCGCTCTTAATGATGAAACGGTTCGCAAAGAAGGCAAGATCAGTACCGAAGACAGCAGCGTAAATGTCTATATCATCCCCACCGATGAAGAATATGCCATAGCCCACGATACGTTCGAACTTACACAATAG
- a CDS encoding PAS domain-containing protein, producing MIDSISCVLAVDLKTYAFRHAAPEVKLLTGYDAAHLKGQGPGWFYSLMHPADADRLNAQYDTQTCKSETLPCIKYRLRCADGRYKWLHEDRAIIPAAADKNRPDLLVCRLSKHRHKASTPWNTALTVPQ from the coding sequence ATGATCGATAGTATATCATGTGTACTTGCAGTGGACCTTAAGACCTATGCCTTCAGGCATGCTGCCCCTGAAGTAAAACTGTTGACAGGTTACGACGCCGCCCATCTCAAAGGGCAGGGACCCGGATGGTTTTATTCACTTATGCATCCTGCAGATGCCGACCGTCTTAATGCACAATATGACACGCAAACCTGCAAAAGTGAAACCTTGCCTTGCATAAAATATCGACTCAGATGCGCTGATGGTCGCTACAAGTGGCTACATGAAGACCGCGCCATAATCCCGGCCGCCGCTGACAAAAACCGACCCGATCTCCTCGTCTGCAGACTAAGCAAACACCGCCACAAAGCTTCTACCCCCTGGAATACCGCTTTGACAGTGCCACAATAA
- a CDS encoding PAS domain S-box protein, with amino-acid sequence MAYLGAKPHVILIVEDDRLLARLMEKRLHSAGHKVKAVYSGKSAIQYVESNLSKKLFMIADYQLGDMTASQLVCKLSAINSDVPFIVATGQGSEQVAVEMMKLGALDYLIKDGTFLDLLPLVVSQGIRNVELEGKLASTEQALRQEKTHLLNNIPDLVFQIDREGLLRSLNPAMFKKLGYSSEELSGKCLFEFCDPQSQKGVRADYASVMEGSQLSSHILRLVDKAGSTKWLEGNVVPIRDEPEGGISGASAIYHDITAQKLASEALREAEQRYRLLVENSPTLVVELDNNNNRVRLNSKAHDFFGVQNAGDISGRELLEKMPESWHGPLLEAVKKAPEGISKRMTLPWYGKNNSKQWYELDVSPLAGAEGAASKTLITAWNVTHRVSKEIEYAESLRAQHKSAREAKILQQIAFSVDLNRPDASEGVLDLSTKLLCRHLGAAAGVGYFFDDNGFMIRAGQKGSIPLNALERLDDHICSRRMVGKLARTRGPRLVSNLHLVPGDAGDIEYRGRSGLSTCILPLRHGRRVQGAILLVAGHKELTSHTDFLRSAADCIGITIANSRSYQKAKKQLSNIGSSGETMVDESRSRFDDSRNPDELVSVIASGVHAVKAEGGIVLLYDKKRDVLESAANYSKGDQGMNVVMLSRHNNAVWQCYEAGKPELHVKDQDNTQVLPSAVRRLADSSVLIMPLKDGNENVGVFILLDVAAEFYDSAMYILGAFTKLAIQAIQNRRLFSRAESFRENITSIRDCARRMERSTDTAEILRSFSDTARIAVKASIAGAATYSHAEGKYTAGEYACKLKDGRPSSKLEGLLNQGKYFRKVSNEAHVISDPEIAMHLFGNEGDYGDCICAPVTYSDDILGVLLLCFENGTIVNRQDIMLAEETARLLAVTLNSLRLNRRLLASERLKDIILHTVHEPLLVIDLKGMVVTVNDAASKLFGKSRDAFENLYYAEVPGFDTALAKPVKDWLKGANEEGQSHGIANDYDDNELFLALESRTITIENTRCLLVSITDMTQQRKMNETLEHKDKLSSLGRMAAQIAHEVGNPLALISSRIQRLTEKEEIDKNDLAGVLPHVDRISGLIKRMSDLGRPNVPAFDRCKLSSIVNNVITLAGYTDMFEKVELKTVIVDESPVVECDAGKVTQILLNLLMNAAQACEMDGEVTVGVKYRRLPIEEADRERFEDFAVITVSDNGKGMTEETQEHIFEPFYTQRQDGAGLGLSVSMSIMRQHQGWISVESTLGKGAVFTLFLPMKQNDREKVEGGSKRRIGAICYESKTRELNQRN; translated from the coding sequence ATGGCGTATCTGGGGGCGAAGCCGCATGTGATCCTTATCGTCGAGGATGATCGATTACTTGCACGGCTTATGGAAAAACGCTTGCATTCGGCCGGCCATAAGGTAAAGGCGGTTTACAGCGGCAAGAGTGCGATTCAATATGTTGAGAGCAATCTGAGTAAAAAACTGTTCATGATTGCAGATTATCAACTCGGTGATATGACGGCGAGCCAACTTGTCTGCAAGCTGAGTGCGATAAATTCTGATGTTCCTTTTATCGTAGCCACGGGGCAAGGGAGTGAGCAGGTCGCGGTCGAAATGATGAAGCTTGGGGCGCTTGACTATCTTATCAAAGACGGTACTTTTCTCGACCTTTTGCCGCTGGTTGTAAGTCAGGGCATTAGAAATGTTGAGCTGGAGGGCAAGCTGGCTTCAACCGAGCAGGCGCTTCGCCAGGAGAAGACTCATCTTTTGAATAATATACCCGACCTTGTATTTCAAATCGACAGGGAAGGGTTGCTGAGGTCCTTGAATCCTGCGATGTTCAAAAAACTCGGGTACAGTTCCGAGGAACTGAGCGGGAAGTGCTTGTTTGAATTCTGTGATCCGCAGAGCCAAAAAGGTGTTCGGGCGGATTATGCATCGGTCATGGAAGGAAGTCAGCTTAGTTCACACATCTTACGACTGGTTGACAAGGCTGGGAGCACGAAGTGGCTTGAAGGTAATGTCGTACCGATAAGGGATGAGCCCGAGGGCGGCATTTCGGGTGCAAGTGCAATTTATCATGATATTACTGCACAGAAGCTTGCGTCTGAGGCCCTGAGGGAGGCAGAGCAGAGATACCGCCTGCTTGTTGAAAACTCGCCTACGCTGGTTGTGGAGCTTGATAACAATAACAATCGCGTGAGGCTGAACAGCAAAGCGCATGATTTTTTCGGCGTACAAAATGCTGGGGATATTTCGGGCCGAGAGCTTCTGGAGAAGATGCCGGAAAGCTGGCACGGTCCACTGCTGGAAGCTGTCAAGAAGGCTCCTGAGGGGATCTCAAAAAGAATGACCCTTCCGTGGTACGGAAAAAATAACTCTAAGCAGTGGTATGAACTCGATGTATCACCGCTGGCGGGCGCGGAAGGCGCGGCCAGCAAGACCCTCATTACGGCTTGGAACGTCACGCACCGCGTCAGCAAAGAAATCGAATATGCTGAGTCTTTGAGGGCTCAGCATAAATCTGCAAGAGAGGCCAAGATACTTCAGCAGATAGCGTTTTCAGTCGACCTTAACAGACCCGATGCGAGCGAAGGGGTTCTAGACCTGTCAACAAAGCTTCTCTGTCGTCATCTGGGAGCGGCAGCCGGCGTTGGTTATTTTTTCGACGACAACGGTTTTATGATACGTGCCGGACAAAAGGGCAGCATACCCTTGAATGCCCTGGAGAGGCTGGACGATCATATTTGCAGCCGTCGCATGGTTGGCAAGCTGGCCCGGACGCGAGGTCCGCGGCTGGTGTCAAATCTTCACCTGGTGCCTGGCGATGCCGGTGATATCGAATATAGAGGACGATCGGGGCTTTCGACATGTATATTGCCATTGAGACACGGGCGAAGGGTACAGGGAGCAATTCTGCTGGTTGCAGGGCATAAGGAGCTGACCTCTCACACCGACTTTCTGAGATCAGCGGCAGACTGTATTGGCATTACAATTGCTAACAGCAGATCCTATCAAAAGGCCAAGAAACAGTTAAGCAATATAGGTTCATCGGGCGAGACTATGGTTGACGAAAGCCGGAGTCGGTTTGATGACAGTCGGAACCCTGATGAGCTTGTGTCAGTCATCGCCTCGGGCGTGCATGCTGTCAAGGCGGAGGGCGGGATCGTTCTTCTTTACGACAAGAAGCGAGATGTGTTGGAAAGCGCTGCCAATTATAGCAAAGGTGACCAGGGGATGAACGTGGTAATGCTTTCGCGGCACAATAATGCTGTCTGGCAATGCTATGAAGCGGGTAAACCTGAATTGCATGTGAAGGACCAGGACAATACACAGGTACTGCCTAGTGCTGTGAGACGACTTGCTGACAGTTCCGTTCTGATAATGCCGCTGAAAGACGGTAATGAAAACGTCGGAGTTTTTATCTTGCTGGACGTTGCCGCGGAATTTTATGATTCGGCAATGTATATACTTGGAGCTTTTACCAAGCTGGCGATCCAAGCCATACAGAATAGAAGGCTGTTTTCCAGGGCCGAGTCTTTTCGCGAAAATATCACAAGCATAAGGGATTGTGCCAGAAGGATGGAGCGTTCCACGGATACCGCTGAAATACTGCGATCCTTTAGCGATACCGCGAGGATAGCTGTTAAGGCATCAATAGCGGGTGCGGCAACATATTCACATGCAGAAGGGAAGTATACTGCCGGAGAATATGCCTGTAAATTGAAGGACGGTCGCCCGAGTTCGAAGCTTGAAGGTTTGTTAAATCAGGGCAAGTATTTCCGAAAGGTGAGTAATGAAGCCCATGTGATTTCAGATCCTGAAATTGCGATGCATCTGTTTGGAAATGAAGGTGATTATGGTGATTGTATTTGTGCTCCGGTCACTTATTCAGATGATATCCTGGGTGTGCTGCTGCTGTGTTTTGAGAATGGTACAATTGTTAATCGGCAGGACATAATGTTGGCCGAGGAGACTGCAAGGCTGCTGGCGGTCACGCTAAACAGTCTGCGTCTGAACCGACGCCTTTTGGCATCGGAGAGACTTAAGGACATAATCCTGCACACTGTTCACGAGCCGCTTTTGGTGATCGATCTCAAAGGAATGGTTGTCACTGTAAATGATGCCGCTTCCAAACTTTTCGGCAAGAGCAGGGACGCTTTCGAGAATCTCTATTATGCAGAAGTGCCTGGGTTCGACACGGCGCTCGCCAAGCCTGTGAAGGATTGGCTGAAGGGTGCAAATGAGGAAGGGCAGTCTCATGGGATTGCGAATGACTATGACGACAATGAGCTATTTCTGGCATTAGAGAGCAGAACGATTACGATCGAGAACACTCGCTGTCTGCTTGTGTCGATCACTGACATGACACAGCAGCGTAAAATGAATGAGACGCTAGAGCATAAAGATAAGCTTTCCAGCCTGGGGCGCATGGCCGCACAAATTGCCCACGAGGTCGGAAATCCTCTCGCGTTGATATCGAGCAGAATACAAAGGCTGACAGAGAAGGAAGAGATCGATAAGAATGATCTTGCTGGCGTGTTGCCTCATGTCGATCGAATATCCGGGCTTATAAAACGCATGTCAGACCTGGGGCGTCCAAACGTTCCGGCATTTGATCGGTGCAAGCTAAGTTCGATAGTAAATAATGTGATCACTTTGGCCGGCTACACCGATATGTTTGAGAAGGTAGAGTTGAAAACAGTGATTGTTGACGAGTCTCCTGTTGTTGAGTGTGATGCGGGCAAGGTTACTCAGATCCTTCTGAATCTTCTTATGAATGCAGCTCAGGCATGTGAGATGGATGGCGAGGTGACAGTGGGGGTCAAGTACCGCAGGCTGCCTATCGAGGAAGCTGATCGTGAGCGGTTTGAGGATTTTGCGGTTATTACTGTCAGCGACAACGGAAAGGGGATGACTGAGGAAACTCAGGAGCACATCTTCGAGCCGTTCTATACCCAAAGACAAGATGGGGCGGGTCTGGGGCTTTCGGTGTCGATGTCTATAATGCGTCAGCACCAAGGATGGATAAGCGTGGAAAGCACACTTGGGAAGGGGGCAGTGTTTACGCTCTTTTTGCCCATGAAGCAAAATGACCGCGAAAAGGTTGAGGGTGGAAGTAAACGCCGAATCGGTGCGATCTGTTACGAAAGTAAGACGAGAGAACTCAATCAGAGAAATTGA
- a CDS encoding PfkB family carbohydrate kinase, whose product MRPRIPRIVVIGPSYVDMAIKCDTFPSAGESVEGTGFSYIPTGSGVVSAIEASLCDCDVNLISKVGDDCQGQTIRSYLEEKKVSTEFVYTAQAISTGAIVTMVNGTGENMSCVAEGANRSLQVDEIKAAPTEQLISSADACLIRTGVSREIGRAAIQLCKLYQTRVVLELPMETRDETELEFLDWPSDFYDVDVLIPDVSNGSLVSDPAVGIVHNLKFLGSGLVARGVKYVVIKMGHRGCCVVSRDGVDQIRGFSLEGVIEQGASGDAFAGALAASCGAGDQINDAARFAQAACELAGQKFSTPDSLPRKAEIIELLQSQRD is encoded by the coding sequence ATGAGACCAAGAATTCCCAGAATTGTCGTGATCGGCCCATCTTACGTCGATATGGCGATCAAATGCGATACGTTTCCATCGGCGGGGGAATCTGTGGAAGGGACCGGTTTTTCCTACATACCAACCGGTTCGGGGGTTGTAAGTGCAATAGAGGCATCACTTTGTGATTGCGATGTCAATCTGATCAGCAAAGTTGGTGACGATTGCCAGGGGCAGACTATTCGCTCGTATTTAGAAGAGAAAAAAGTGAGTACGGAATTCGTCTATACGGCCCAGGCTATCAGTACCGGTGCGATCGTGACGATGGTTAACGGAACCGGTGAGAATATGTCCTGTGTGGCAGAAGGGGCCAATCGTTCATTGCAGGTTGACGAGATCAAGGCGGCCCCAACTGAGCAGTTGATATCCTCTGCGGATGCCTGTCTTATCCGTACGGGGGTTTCGCGTGAAATAGGCAGAGCGGCCATACAATTGTGCAAGCTGTACCAGACGCGTGTGGTGCTTGAACTGCCAATGGAAACCAGGGACGAAACCGAGTTGGAGTTTCTTGACTGGCCCTCAGACTTTTACGATGTGGACGTACTTATTCCCGATGTATCAAACGGCAGCCTGGTCAGTGACCCGGCGGTAGGAATTGTTCACAATCTTAAATTCCTCGGGTCGGGACTGGTTGCGAGGGGGGTTAAGTACGTTGTGATAAAGATGGGACACCGGGGCTGCTGTGTTGTAAGCAGGGACGGCGTGGATCAGATACGAGGTTTTTCGCTCGAGGGCGTGATAGAGCAGGGTGCCAGCGGTGACGCTTTTGCGGGTGCTTTGGCAGCTTCATGCGGTGCGGGAGACCAGATCAATGATGCTGCCAGGTTCGCCCAGGCAGCATGCGAACTGGCAGGCCAGAAGTTCAGCACGCCGGATTCTCTTCCACGGAAGGCAGAGATAATTGAGTTGCTGCAGAGTCAGCGGGATTGA
- a CDS encoding sulfotransferase, whose translation MILSLPRSGSSWVGEILGGAGDALYLREPLTQTYLRSGGEKKLSFFEFDGPPWEYEKAADLSFRAIPQFSKGIVRFPEQWGLNCRTRKKTVIKEVNPFVLPWLMQKYQPRIIYLVRHPASTAHSFHKMGWDGRNQFERRFLDRSLAEINDYQRWAGSFWSAHAAVQSVVLKRVLEQAKGYESFKLVQYENLCKDPINEFRSLYDFAGLKWDEAAEDLVVKKTQPSQVDKHSFSTQRNSAVEAEKWRKLVSADKLELIKEAWLWYDPPLYRDEW comes from the coding sequence GTGATTTTATCGCTGCCGAGAAGCGGGTCCAGTTGGGTGGGAGAGATACTCGGAGGTGCTGGTGATGCCCTCTATCTTCGTGAGCCTCTTACTCAAACATATCTGAGGAGCGGGGGCGAAAAGAAGCTCAGTTTTTTCGAATTCGATGGCCCTCCCTGGGAGTACGAGAAAGCTGCTGACCTGTCATTTCGGGCTATACCTCAATTCTCAAAAGGCATCGTCAGATTTCCTGAGCAGTGGGGTTTAAACTGCAGGACCCGCAAAAAGACGGTAATCAAGGAGGTAAATCCGTTTGTGCTTCCCTGGTTAATGCAAAAGTATCAACCCCGAATTATTTATCTGGTCAGGCATCCTGCGTCTACGGCACATAGTTTTCATAAGATGGGTTGGGACGGCAGGAACCAATTTGAACGCCGGTTTCTGGATCGTAGTCTTGCTGAGATAAATGATTATCAGCGGTGGGCCGGATCGTTCTGGTCCGCCCATGCGGCAGTTCAGTCGGTGGTTTTGAAACGTGTTCTAGAACAAGCAAAAGGTTATGAGTCTTTCAAGCTGGTACAGTACGAGAACCTCTGTAAAGATCCTATCAATGAATTCAGATCCTTATATGATTTCGCAGGATTGAAATGGGACGAAGCTGCGGAAGATCTTGTTGTCAAGAAGACTCAGCCCTCACAAGTCGACAAGCATAGTTTCAGCACGCAGCGTAATAGTGCGGTCGAGGCAGAGAAATGGCGAAAACTCGTTTCTGCTGACAAGCTTGAACTTATAAAGGAAGCCTGGCTATGGTACGATCCGCCGTTGTACAGGGATGAATGGTAG
- a CDS encoding sigma-54-dependent transcriptional regulator → MERILIVDDDSGIRSELVSIVSSPGREIIEASDGSEALQVLESEMFDLILSDVRMPGMDGFELLAEIRQRWTNLPVIIITAFASTDTAVQALRGGAYDYITKPFSIDDIRNIVSHALEANRLFNEVSYLKGRLGERYSMDNIIGQCPAMQKVFDTIMRVAKAPCNILITGESGTGKDLAAQAIHEYSSRSQNHLVTIDCGSIPEGLLESELFGHVKGAFTGAVSEKEGLVQSANGGTIFLDEIGDMPLSLQVKLLRLIQNRHVQKVGSTKREQVDVRILAATNANLAEKVRNKQFREDLFYRLNVVEIHLPPLRSRGGDVLLLMSYFLKRYSEALGREVCKVDESVKRAFGKYPWPGNVRELENAVERAVTLCDGSLIRLEDIPGNIAQWQNESGAVSGTLSERVDHFEKQCLIGAMEAEEFHAAGAAERLGISLATLYRKLKKFDIPVASTGIVEVERSNTGQTQFTRGLKR, encoded by the coding sequence ATGGAACGCATTCTAATCGTGGATGATGATTCAGGTATTCGCTCTGAACTGGTCAGTATAGTCAGCAGTCCTGGCAGAGAGATCATCGAGGCCTCGGATGGATCAGAGGCATTGCAAGTGCTTGAGAGCGAGATGTTTGACCTCATTTTGTCCGATGTTCGCATGCCTGGGATGGATGGGTTCGAACTTCTTGCAGAGATTCGTCAGAGGTGGACGAATCTGCCGGTGATCATAATCACCGCCTTTGCGTCTACCGACACGGCTGTGCAGGCATTGCGGGGAGGAGCCTATGATTACATCACCAAGCCGTTTTCAATAGATGATATTCGTAATATTGTTAGCCATGCGCTGGAGGCAAATCGCCTGTTCAATGAGGTCAGCTACCTGAAAGGCAGGCTGGGCGAAAGGTATTCGATGGACAATATCATCGGTCAGTGTCCCGCGATGCAAAAAGTTTTCGATACCATAATGCGTGTGGCGAAGGCGCCGTGCAACATTCTTATCACCGGCGAAAGTGGAACGGGTAAGGATCTGGCTGCGCAGGCAATACATGAGTACAGTTCCAGAAGTCAGAATCATCTTGTGACCATAGATTGCGGGAGCATCCCCGAGGGGTTGCTGGAGTCCGAGCTATTTGGACACGTAAAAGGCGCCTTTACAGGGGCCGTGAGCGAAAAAGAGGGGCTGGTGCAGAGCGCTAACGGGGGAACAATATTTCTGGATGAGATCGGTGACATGCCGTTATCTCTTCAGGTTAAGCTTCTGCGACTGATTCAGAACCGACATGTTCAGAAGGTCGGCAGCACAAAGCGGGAGCAAGTTGACGTGCGGATCCTTGCAGCCACCAACGCCAATTTGGCCGAAAAGGTTCGTAACAAGCAGTTCAGGGAGGACCTTTTCTACCGTCTCAATGTAGTTGAGATACACCTGCCTCCTTTGAGAAGCAGAGGTGGTGATGTTCTGCTGCTGATGTCGTATTTTCTTAAACGGTACTCCGAAGCTTTGGGCAGAGAGGTTTGCAAAGTTGACGAGAGTGTCAAGCGTGCATTCGGAAAATACCCCTGGCCGGGCAACGTCAGGGAGCTGGAGAATGCTGTAGAAAGGGCTGTGACGCTTTGTGATGGTAGTTTGATACGGCTGGAGGATATTCCGGGCAATATTGCACAATGGCAGAATGAAAGCGGGGCGGTGTCAGGTACCCTGTCAGAACGCGTGGACCATTTCGAAAAGCAATGCCTGATCGGGGCAATGGAAGCTGAGGAGTTCCATGCAGCAGGAGCCGCTGAGCGATTAGGAATAAGCCTTGCTACGCTCTATCGCAAGCTCAAGAAATTCGACATACCGGTCGCCAGTACCGGCATCGTCGAGGTTGAAAGATCAAACACAGGACAGACACAATTCACCAGGGGCTTAAAAAGATAG
- a CDS encoding potassium channel family protein, whose product MENNELKAFTKQNTQVRAGEILRALCDRREIRLFRCTVIGELDANKLLDPEGEYNCDDLSVDRPAFHACLRFEQKIHFNSCKFLENVCFASPWDTPKALKAVFAGDVVFNSSIFCGQALFANATFKQLAGFDGCEFQKVTAFRNSLFESRAMFRTAHFAGYGLFSGARFGGDSRFTNTCFGKGANFSKTKFCTAVDFAGVYAESRAIPIFEDVEFTRKGRGDDETFWRFIKQASQEAGYYRMAGECFYKERCAHLWKKFRGPDDEVERGKRIAVRLLRGLQILPELVFGRLLFGYGERPIRVLIAGAIVIIACGIFYESPLADLSGRLATESGHYSLVDGLYFSVTTFTTVGFGDIHPVETHLLTRFVVMLEAMTGAGLTALFIVALSKRYSRG is encoded by the coding sequence ATGGAAAACAACGAGTTGAAAGCTTTTACAAAGCAGAATACGCAGGTTCGGGCAGGTGAAATATTACGCGCACTTTGTGACAGGCGTGAAATACGTCTGTTTCGATGCACCGTTATAGGGGAGCTGGACGCCAATAAGCTGCTTGACCCTGAAGGTGAATACAATTGTGACGATCTGTCCGTTGACCGGCCAGCCTTCCATGCATGCCTTCGATTTGAACAGAAGATCCATTTCAATAGCTGCAAGTTTCTCGAAAACGTATGTTTTGCTTCTCCGTGGGACACTCCAAAGGCACTGAAAGCCGTTTTTGCTGGGGACGTAGTATTTAATTCATCCATTTTCTGCGGACAGGCTTTATTCGCGAATGCGACTTTCAAACAGTTGGCCGGCTTTGACGGTTGTGAATTCCAGAAGGTTACAGCTTTTCGCAATTCGTTGTTCGAATCGAGGGCGATGTTCCGAACTGCGCACTTCGCAGGATATGGGCTTTTCAGCGGGGCTCGTTTTGGGGGTGACAGCAGGTTTACGAATACCTGTTTCGGCAAAGGTGCGAATTTTTCGAAGACGAAGTTCTGCACCGCGGTGGACTTTGCCGGTGTGTATGCGGAAAGTCGAGCCATACCCATTTTCGAGGATGTAGAATTCACGCGTAAGGGGCGTGGTGACGATGAGACCTTCTGGCGTTTTATCAAGCAGGCGTCACAGGAGGCGGGCTATTATAGAATGGCCGGCGAGTGCTTCTACAAGGAGCGCTGCGCGCATTTATGGAAGAAGTTCAGAGGTCCGGATGATGAGGTTGAACGCGGCAAACGCATTGCGGTGCGGTTACTGAGAGGTTTGCAGATACTGCCGGAGCTTGTATTTGGTAGACTGCTTTTCGGTTATGGGGAAAGGCCTATACGGGTGCTGATCGCAGGTGCGATAGTCATTATAGCTTGCGGAATCTTTTATGAGTCGCCATTGGCCGATCTTTCGGGCAGACTGGCTACTGAGTCAGGGCATTATTCTCTGGTTGACGGCCTCTATTTCAGCGTGACGACGTTTACAACGGTAGGATTTGGAGATATACATCCTGTAGAGACTCATCTTCTTACTCGTTTTGTGGTGATGCTCGAGGCAATGACCGGGGCGGGTTTGACGGCGCTGTTTATTGTGGCACTGTCAAAGCGGTATTCCAGGGGGTAG
- a CDS encoding response regulator transcription factor has protein sequence MKDNVTIIAVQRDVDELESLRKGLHRAGIANEVKHFGEISKAENFFDSLGDSEGAHPGACYLLLVDAEGANGEAEDFIAKLKQSAALKRMPILVLSTEDDEAATEKWHSMGCSIYLSKPSSPADLIDAIHKLGLFLGTVEIPQVGSTS, from the coding sequence ATGAAGGACAACGTAACCATCATAGCAGTGCAGAGAGATGTCGATGAGCTGGAATCTTTGCGTAAGGGCCTGCATCGTGCTGGTATCGCGAACGAGGTCAAACATTTTGGGGAAATAAGCAAAGCGGAAAACTTTTTCGATTCGCTTGGCGATTCTGAGGGGGCTCATCCGGGGGCGTGCTATCTGCTTCTTGTAGACGCTGAAGGAGCAAACGGCGAGGCTGAAGATTTCATTGCGAAGCTTAAGCAAAGCGCTGCTTTGAAACGTATGCCGATCCTGGTTCTTTCAACTGAGGATGACGAAGCGGCTACCGAGAAATGGCATTCGATGGGCTGCAGTATCTACCTATCAAAACCGTCATCTCCGGCCGATCTGATTGATGCCATACATAAACTGGGGTTGTTCCTTGGGACAGTTGAGATACCTCAGGTTGGCAGTACTTCGTAA